A DNA window from Bacillus andreraoultii contains the following coding sequences:
- a CDS encoding aldo/keto reductase produces MESITLNNGLKMPQLGFGVWQVPDEEATPAVKKALEAGYRSIDTAMIYKNEVGVGKALKESGVPREELFITTKVWNSDHGYDNALKAFDASLDRLGLDYVDLYLVHWPTPKFDQYIDTYKALEKIYQDGRAKAIGVCNFDIEHLERLLSECEVVPVVNQVERHPYFQQQKLHDYCKKHNIVLEAYSPLMNGKDVLNDQTIKAIAEKYRKTPAQVILRWHLQTGVIAIPKSVTPSRIEENFHVFDFELTAEDMEKIAALDKNLRIGAVPNEFHMR; encoded by the coding sequence ATGGAATCTATTACGTTAAATAACGGGTTAAAAATGCCACAATTAGGTTTTGGTGTATGGCAAGTTCCGGACGAAGAAGCAACTCCTGCCGTTAAAAAGGCACTTGAAGCTGGTTATCGTTCAATTGATACAGCAATGATTTACAAGAATGAAGTTGGAGTAGGAAAAGCGCTAAAGGAAAGTGGTGTACCACGTGAAGAGCTTTTCATTACAACAAAAGTGTGGAACAGTGATCACGGTTATGACAATGCATTAAAAGCTTTTGATGCAAGCCTTGACCGCTTAGGATTGGATTACGTTGATCTTTATTTAGTCCATTGGCCAACACCAAAATTTGATCAATATATTGATACATACAAAGCGTTAGAGAAGATTTATCAAGATGGCCGAGCAAAAGCGATTGGTGTATGTAATTTTGATATTGAGCATTTGGAAAGATTGCTCAGCGAATGTGAAGTTGTTCCAGTCGTTAACCAAGTAGAACGCCATCCATATTTCCAACAACAAAAGCTTCATGACTACTGTAAAAAGCATAATATTGTTCTTGAAGCGTACAGTCCATTAATGAATGGAAAAGATGTTTTGAATGACCAAACGATTAAAGCAATTGCTGAAAAGTACAGAAAAACACCAGCTCAAGTCATTCTTCGCTGGCATCTACAAACTGGTGTCATTGCGATACCAAAATCGGTTACACCATCACGCATTGAGGAAAACTTCCATGTATTTGATTTTGAATTAACTGCAGAAGATATGGAAAAAATTGCAGCACTAGATAAAAATTTACGGATTGGTGCCGTGCCAAATGAATTTCATATGAGATAA
- a CDS encoding thioredoxin family protein, with protein MKTLNEWFEKGMDYRAYVDQMTTNQENMLSIYNRFQLNKEQIETMNQLQSRKLRAIAITEDWCGDAMLNNPVLMKIAEAAGIEVRYLLRDQNLELMDQYLTNGTSRSIPIYIFLDEEGNEFAVWGPRAPEVQQFVDDERAKLPEKEAPDFTEKQKEMYKKMITFFLEYQQVWKEVADSIIEKISK; from the coding sequence ATGAAAACGTTGAATGAGTGGTTTGAAAAAGGAATGGATTATAGAGCGTATGTAGATCAAATGACGACAAATCAAGAAAACATGCTCTCGATTTATAATCGGTTTCAACTAAACAAGGAACAGATAGAGACGATGAATCAGTTGCAATCAAGAAAACTACGGGCAATTGCTATTACGGAAGACTGGTGTGGGGACGCGATGCTCAATAATCCAGTATTGATGAAAATTGCTGAAGCTGCTGGAATTGAAGTTCGTTACCTTCTTCGGGATCAAAATCTTGAATTAATGGATCAATATTTAACAAACGGAACATCAAGATCGATTCCTATTTATATATTTTTAGATGAAGAAGGAAATGAATTTGCTGTCTGGGGACCACGGGCACCAGAAGTACAACAATTCGTTGATGACGAACGGGCAAAGTTACCTGAGAAGGAAGCTCCCGATTTTACGGAAAAACAAAAAGAAATGTATAAAAAGATGATAACATTCTTTTTAGAATATCAACAAGTATGGAAGGAAGTAGCAGATAGTATCATTGAAAAAATATCGAAGTAA
- the gatB gene encoding Asp-tRNA(Asn)/Glu-tRNA(Gln) amidotransferase subunit GatB yields the protein MNFEAVIGLEVHVELKTNSKVFSPAPAHFGAEPNTNTNVIDLGYPGVLPVLNKEAVNYAMKAAMALNCEIATETKFDRKNYFYPDNPKAYQISQYDKPIGEHGWIEIEVDGKKKKIGITRLHLEEDAGKLTHGNDGYSLVDFNRQGTGLIEIVSEPDIRTPEEAYAYLEKLKSIIQYTGVSDVRMEEGSLRCDANVSIRPIGQEKFGTKTELKNLNSFNFVKKGLEYEIKRQEKVLLSGGVVLQETRRYDEATGETILMRVKEGSDDYRYFPEPDLVDLYIDDEWKERVRSTIPELPDARKKRYVEELGLPAYDAMVLTLTKEMSDFFEATIAAGADVKQASNWLMGEVSAHMNAVQKELHDLPLTPESLASMIKLIENGTLSSKLAKKVFKELVEKGGDPEKIVKEKGLVQISDEATLLKYVTEALDANPQSIEDFKNGKDRAIGFLVGQIMKKTKGQANPPLLNKILLEEIKKR from the coding sequence ATGAATTTCGAAGCTGTTATTGGTCTTGAAGTGCACGTTGAGTTGAAAACAAATTCGAAAGTGTTCTCACCTGCACCAGCCCATTTCGGAGCTGAGCCAAATACAAATACAAATGTAATCGACTTAGGTTACCCGGGTGTTTTACCTGTCCTAAATAAAGAAGCTGTTAATTACGCAATGAAAGCAGCGATGGCGTTAAATTGTGAAATTGCAACGGAAACAAAATTTGATCGTAAAAACTACTTCTACCCAGATAACCCGAAAGCATACCAAATTTCTCAATATGATAAACCGATTGGGGAACATGGTTGGATTGAAATTGAAGTTGATGGGAAAAAGAAAAAAATTGGTATTACTCGACTTCATCTAGAAGAAGATGCTGGGAAACTAACTCATGGCAATGATGGTTATTCATTAGTGGACTTTAACCGTCAAGGAACAGGGTTAATTGAAATTGTTTCTGAACCAGATATTCGTACACCAGAAGAAGCTTATGCCTATTTAGAAAAATTAAAATCAATTATTCAATATACAGGTGTTTCTGATGTTCGGATGGAAGAAGGTTCGTTACGTTGTGACGCGAACGTATCTATTCGCCCAATCGGCCAAGAAAAGTTTGGGACGAAAACAGAATTGAAAAACTTAAACTCCTTCAATTTTGTGAAAAAAGGTCTTGAATATGAAATAAAACGCCAAGAAAAAGTACTTCTATCTGGTGGTGTTGTTTTACAAGAAACTCGTCGTTATGATGAAGCAACAGGTGAAACAATTTTAATGCGGGTGAAAGAAGGTTCTGATGACTATCGTTATTTCCCAGAACCAGATTTAGTTGATTTATATATTGATGATGAATGGAAAGAACGCGTTCGTTCAACAATACCTGAACTACCAGATGCACGGAAAAAACGTTATGTGGAAGAACTTGGTTTACCTGCATATGACGCGATGGTTTTAACTTTAACTAAAGAAATGTCCGATTTCTTTGAAGCAACCATTGCTGCAGGTGCTGACGTGAAACAAGCTTCCAACTGGCTTATGGGTGAAGTAAGTGCCCATATGAATGCAGTACAAAAAGAATTACATGATTTACCGTTAACACCGGAAAGCCTTGCTAGTATGATCAAGTTGATTGAAAATGGGACACTATCTTCTAAATTAGCGAAAAAAGTATTTAAAGAGCTTGTGGAAAAAGGTGGAGATCCGGAAAAAATTGTTAAAGAGAAGGGTCTTGTACAAATATCTGATGAAGCAACATTATTAAAATATGTAACAGAAGCATTGGACGCTAACCCACAATCAATTGAAGACTTCAAGAACGGGAAAGACCGGGCAATTGGCTTCCTTGTTGGTCAGATCATGAAAAAGACAAAAGGACAAGCCAACCCGCCATTACTAAATAAAATTTTATTAGAAGAAATTAAAAAACGATAA